In Herbinix luporum, a single window of DNA contains:
- a CDS encoding aldo/keto reductase, producing MYYKQYGNTNMKVSAVGMGTMRYNDDDINAGNLEKCAEIVLYAHEKGINFFDSAPFYCQDKSEIITGMALSQLPRDSYFISSKVNLGTLDKKSSADDFRRRLETSLKRLKVDYLDFYYLWCMLDMESFKKQYDLLYKHFEQAKSEGLIRHITVSSHMQGNDLEKLVDTEAFSGILIGYNALNYRFRQAGIAAAYNKGMGITVMNPLGGGLIPENPEYFSYLTEGSDLTVAQAALRFVASHKEISVALAGCTTKEHVDDAVKAVEGLVEKPAAEIYKEYENSGLALNNLCTGCAYCDSCPQGIEIPKFMDAYNLHIFGKNMADRLKHHWSLPINKAAECIRCGKCEDLCTQHLPIMDRLEEIAQLN from the coding sequence ATGTATTATAAGCAATATGGTAATACCAATATGAAGGTAAGTGCTGTAGGCATGGGAACCATGCGCTACAACGATGATGATATTAATGCCGGTAACTTAGAAAAATGTGCGGAAATAGTATTATATGCCCATGAAAAAGGCATAAATTTTTTTGACAGTGCACCTTTTTACTGCCAGGATAAAAGTGAAATAATCACCGGTATGGCCCTATCTCAATTACCAAGAGACAGCTACTTTATCTCTTCTAAGGTAAACTTAGGTACCCTAGATAAAAAATCCTCAGCCGATGATTTTCGCCGTAGGCTTGAAACTTCCCTAAAACGGCTTAAGGTTGATTATCTGGATTTTTATTATTTATGGTGCATGCTGGATATGGAATCTTTTAAAAAGCAATACGATCTTTTATATAAACATTTTGAACAGGCAAAATCAGAGGGCCTTATTCGCCATATAACCGTATCATCCCATATGCAGGGTAATGATTTGGAGAAGCTGGTAGATACGGAGGCATTTTCCGGTATACTAATAGGATATAATGCCCTTAACTACCGTTTCCGTCAGGCAGGTATTGCAGCTGCCTATAATAAAGGTATGGGTATAACAGTAATGAATCCCTTAGGTGGAGGATTAATTCCCGAAAACCCAGAATACTTCTCATATCTAACTGAAGGAAGTGACCTTACAGTTGCCCAAGCAGCCCTTAGGTTTGTAGCTTCCCACAAGGAAATATCCGTAGCCTTGGCAGGATGTACTACAAAAGAGCATGTAGATGATGCAGTTAAAGCTGTTGAAGGCCTTGTTGAAAAACCTGCTGCAGAAATATATAAGGAATATGAAAACAGTGGACTTGCTCTAAATAATCTATGTACCGGATGTGCTTACTGCGACTCTTGTCCACAGGGTATTGAAATTCCCAAATTTATGGATGCCTATAATCTACATATATTCGGAAAAAATATGGCTGACCGCCTAAAACATCACTGGAGCCTACCAATCAACAAGGCTGCCGAATGTATAAGATGTGGCAAGTGTGAAGACCTATGTACACAGCATCTTCCTATAATGGATAGGTTAGAAGAAATTGCACAACTTAACTAA